A window of the Canis lupus baileyi chromosome 1, mCanLup2.hap1, whole genome shotgun sequence genome harbors these coding sequences:
- the FBL gene encoding rRNA 2'-O-methyltransferase fibrillarin translates to MKPGFSPRGGGFGGRGGFGDRGGRGGGRGGFGGGRGRGGGFRGRGRGGGGRGGGGFQSGGNRGRGRGGKRGNQSGKNVMVEPHRHEGVFICRGKEDALVTKNLVPGESVYGEKRVSISEGDDKIEYRAWNPFRSKLAAAILGGVDQIHIKPGAKVLYLGAASGTTVSHVSDIVGPDGLVYAVEFSHRSGRDLINLAKKRTNIIPVIEDARHPHKYRMLIAMVDVIFADVAQPDQTRIVALNAHTFLRNGGHFVISIKANCIDSTASAEAVFASEVKKMQQENMKPQEQLTLEPYERDHAVVVGVYRPPPKVKN, encoded by the exons ATGAAGCCAG GTTTCAGCCCCCGCGGGGGCGGCTTCGGTGGCCGAGGGGGCTTCGGTGACCGCGGTGGTCGTGGTGGAGGCCGAGGAGGCTTTGGTGGGGGCAGAGGTCGTGGTGGAGGCTTTAGGGGCCGtggccgaggaggaggaggacgaggtg GTGGAGGTTTCCAGTCTGGCGGCAACCGGGGTCGTGGtcggggagggaagagaggaaaccaGTCGGGGAAAAATGTGATGGTGGAACCTCATCGGCATGAGG GTGTCTTCATTTGTCGAGGAAAGGAAGATGCGCTTGTCACCAAGAATCTGGTCCCTGGGGAATCAGTTTACGGAGAGAAGAGAGTATCGATTTCG GAAGGAGATGACAAAATTGAGTACCGTGCCTGGAACCCCTTCCGCTCCAAGCTGGCGGCAGCAATCCTGGGTGGTGTGGACCAGATCCATATCAAGCCAGGGGCCAAGGTGCTCTACCTCGGCGCTGCCTCAGGCACCACTGTCTCCCACGTCTCTGACATCGTAGGCCCG gATGGTCTAGTCTATGCAGTTGAGTTCTCCCACCGCTCTGGCCGTGACCTCATTAACTTGGCCAAGAAGAGGACCAACATTATTCCTGTTATTGAAGATGCTCGGCACCCACACAAATACCGCATGCTCATAG CAATGGTGGACGTGATCTTTGCCGACGTGGCCCAGCCAGACCAGACCCGGATTGTAGCCCTGAATGCCCACACCTTCCTTCGTAACGGAGGACACTTTGTGATTTCCATTAAG GCCAACTGCATTGACTCCACAGCCTCTGCTGAGGCTGTGTTTGCCTCTGAGGTGAAGAAGATGCAGCAGGAGAACATGAAGCCCCAAGAGCAATTGACCTTAGAGCCCTACGAAAGAGACCACGCTGTAGTGGTGGGTGTGTACAG GCCACCTCCCAAGGTGAAGAATTGA